ACCATTCCGGAAGTGATTGCTGCAAATCATATGGGTATAAAAGTACTTGGAATTTCGTGTGTAACAAACATGGCTTCAGGAATGAGCAGTACTCCTCTGTCCCACAGCGATGTGGAAGAGACTGCAAACAGAATAGCCGAAGGCCTTAACAGATTATTAAAAGAGTCTATCTGCAGAATCATCAAAAACAGTTAAAAAAATGCGGATGATGACAAATCTCAAGAGTTTTCAGTAATCTAAAAAAAAGAAAGGCTGATTTGAGTTTCTGGGACATTAAGGCAAAACGGTACGAAGCGATAAGGCATGTGCGGCTCATAGAATGGATTCTTAGAGCGGAAAAGGATAACATCCGTAAACTTATTGATGAAGAAGGAATAGCTGCTGATATTGTACTTGATATAGGTTCCGGAAGCGGAGAAGCAGGGTCTCTATTCCCTGATTCGACACAGATTACAGCAATTGATACATCTTTTTCAATGCTTGTTCAGTGCAGAAGCAAGGGATTTTTTGCTGTAAGAGGAGATGCTTTGTATCTGCCTGCTGCTTCGAATTATTTTAATTGTGTTATCAGTATAGGCGTATCAGAATATATAAAAAGATTGGACAGCTTTTTTTCAGAGGCAGGCAGGGTGCTAAAAAAGGGGGGATATTTTATTACAACGCGTGCTCAGCCGAATATATTCAACAGGCTGCGTATGGTTTCAGGTGAGAGAGTGCGCTGTCACAGGGAAAATAAGTTCATATCTTCTGCGGAAGCAGAAGGCTTAATTCTTAAAAGAAAAATGACAGGTTTTATACAGGTTCAGTATCTTTTTCAAAAAAACTAAACAGGGACTAATTTATGAAAATTGTAGAAAAACTTAAGTTTATCCATCAAAAGCTGAAGCATCCTGATCATTCATGGCGTGTATATGTGCTGATTGGTATTGTGATATACTTTATTCTCATTAATCAGATAATACATGTAAGGCCCGACCATGCATTTCTTGCTCTTGTTGTGTTTTCTCTCGCTTTGGGGAAAGGGAATTCGAAGCAGTTTCTTATAGATTGGTCTCCTTTCATATTCTTCTGGATTGCATATGATATGATGCGTGGTGTTGCAGACAGTGTACGCGGTGTTATTAATGTAATTCCTCCGTTTACGCTTGAGCTCAAAATTTTTGGCGGCATTCTCGGGCATCAGGTGCCCTGTTTCTTTTTTGAGCATTTTCAGGCACTTCACCAGGGTGGAGTTCTGAAGGCAATCCTTGATATTATGGGTGCCAACTTTTACACAATACATTTTGGAGCCCCCCTTGTACTGGGGTGGATTTTTTGGCATACAACTTCCGACAGGCCTCTGTTTTATCATTTTGTTTATACAATTACAATCCTTAATATAATGGCTCTTGTTACATTTATGCTTTATCCGGCAGCTCCTCCATGGTATGTTTACAGATATGGTTTAGCCCAGCCGACCGGCCTTATTGAGGGCAGCGCAGCAGGCCTTGTTAATTTTGACAAGCTTATAGGTACAAAATTTCTTCAATCTATATGGGACACCTTTAACTCGAATCTTTTTGCAGCAATCCCTTCTCTGCACGGAGCTTATCCATGTGTTATTGCATTCTTCGGTATGAAAAAATTTAAAAAGAACCGTGCTTTATGGCTGCTATATCCAATCGGCACATGGTTTTCAGCGGTTTATCTTGGAGAACACTATATTATTGATCTTATAATAGGACTTATATATTTTATAATTGCTTATCAGATTGTTTTAAGGTTCATTTATCCTGTACTGTTTAAAAACTATGTTGAGAGGACTGATTTAAAATTAAAATCGGGGGAATAGATAATGTATAAGAGAATTATTTTTTCTGCATTATTTGTTTGTTTTGTGTACAGTTTAAACGCCCAGCAGCAGCCTGAGCAATCCATTCATTTTCGGTCAGGTGACTGGGTCTCTTACAGGTCAGCGAAGTATGTTACTTCTGTCGCAAAAGGGAATCAGTACATCTATTTTGGTACAACCAATGGAATAATCCGATACGATTTTTTCCGCAATAAATGGGCAGACCCATTTACTGTGAGCGACGGCCTGCCTTTTGGAACAGTGAAAGCAGTTGCTTATGACAGGTCAACCGGTTTTTTATGGTGTATTTCAGGAAGATATTTGTGTTTTTATCTGCCTGCAGCTCTTGAATGGAGATTAATAGATATACGGAAGCATGGAGTATCAGCTATTGATATTATCGGAGTAGGTGAGCAGCAGATGTGGGCAAAAGACTCAAATAATGTTTTTAAAATAGAGTCTCACGGATCATTTATTGAAAGATCAGGCAGAGAAGAAGCTGATAAAGATAATGTCAGATGGTCCCCTGTAAGGGGGAATTCAAATAAAAAAGTGTGGACTCAGTTTTTTATGGATGGAGGATACAGGTTTTTAATAAACGGCTATATTCAGGATGAATATTTTAGAGAATTTCAATTAACAACGTGGTTTAATGATAAGTTCGGGAATATGTGGATAGGAACCTGGGGGCTTGGTGCGGGAAGGGCTGATTTAAGGTCCGATGATATGATGATTTTACCGGCCGGGCCTATATCAAATAATATAAATTTTATGGCATGGGTAGATAATGGTATGTGGATGGGCGGAGTTGACACCGGTTCAAAATTACAAGGCATTACTTTCTGGAATATGGATGATAATCAGTGGAAATATTTTGAGCCGAATTACATATCAGGATTGGAGAACACAAGTGTCCGCGCAATTAGTGCAGGAGAGAGGTTTGTCTGGTTCGGTACTGATAACGGACTTGTCAGATATGATATGAACAGGGACAGGTGGAAGACTTATCATATAAATAACAATTTGTGGGATGAGATGATAACATCTCTCGTTCATGGAGATTCGTGTATCTATGTCGGTACTGATGTGGGTATTAACAAAGTATTACTGCCCTCAATGGATATTGTAAAGATCCATAACAAGGCAGTACTGCACAGAAGAATTTATTGCATGGAGAATACAAAAAATAATCTGTGGGCAGGCACAGACAGAGGAATTATCCGCTTTGATAAAACAACTGGTAGATGGGAGTATGTATCCGGTTATCCGGGAATGCCTGTAATAAATGTATCTGCAATTTCCACATATGATAATGAAGTATGGTTCGGCACTGATTACGGTGTGGAGATGTACGATTTATCAAAAAAAGTGTGGAAAGGATTTCTTCCTCAGCACTATCCCACAGGCGGCAGGATAAATACTATTCTTGCAGACAGCGGCAACGTTTGGTTCGGAACTGATAATGGTGTAATCAAGTACATAAAAAATGAAGACAGGTGGATGAGGTTTACTACAAAAGACGGGCTTGTTAGTAATTTGGTAAACTGGATTCTGCTGGATAATGATTACATCTGGTTTGGTACTGACCGCGGGCTGACTAAATTTTTTTGGAATGCCCCTTACAGGATAGATTAATATATAAACAACAGGAAAAAGAAATGTATACTATGCGTTTATTCTGTTCTCCAGCCAGTCAGGAATTGTCTTTTCGGATGATAGGTAATCCATAACAAGATAACTTCCGTGAATAACAGCTTTCATTTTGTCGTTTATACTGTCTGCCGGATCAGTTGAACCTGCTATATGGCTTATTCCTTTTACAGTAATGAAACGCAACCCTGCTCTGCTGCATATTCTTGCGCCATATCCAGAA
This bacterium DNA region includes the following protein-coding sequences:
- a CDS encoding class I SAM-dependent methyltransferase, giving the protein MSFWDIKAKRYEAIRHVRLIEWILRAEKDNIRKLIDEEGIAADIVLDIGSGSGEAGSLFPDSTQITAIDTSFSMLVQCRSKGFFAVRGDALYLPAASNYFNCVISIGVSEYIKRLDSFFSEAGRVLKKGGYFITTRAQPNIFNRLRMVSGERVRCHRENKFISSAEAEGLILKRKMTGFIQVQYLFQKN
- a CDS encoding inositol phosphorylceramide synthase, whose translation is MKIVEKLKFIHQKLKHPDHSWRVYVLIGIVIYFILINQIIHVRPDHAFLALVVFSLALGKGNSKQFLIDWSPFIFFWIAYDMMRGVADSVRGVINVIPPFTLELKIFGGILGHQVPCFFFEHFQALHQGGVLKAILDIMGANFYTIHFGAPLVLGWIFWHTTSDRPLFYHFVYTITILNIMALVTFMLYPAAPPWYVYRYGLAQPTGLIEGSAAGLVNFDKLIGTKFLQSIWDTFNSNLFAAIPSLHGAYPCVIAFFGMKKFKKNRALWLLYPIGTWFSAVYLGEHYIIDLIIGLIYFIIAYQIVLRFIYPVLFKNYVERTDLKLKSGE